The Agaribacterium sp. ZY112 genome includes the window TTGAAAAGACGCGCAGCTGCACCTGGATCTTCCATTGAGAAACCAAAAATGCTTGGACCAACAAGTGCATCTTCAACACACTCAAATTCAGTACCTTGCATTGCGCGTTTCGCCAAAGTGTTGCGAACAACACGAAGACGAACACCGTTCTCACGGGCTTGCTTACGCAAGCTATCCATGGCGCCCGCGGTAACACCACGAGCATCAGCTACTACCAATGACAAAGCATTGGCGGCTGTTTCATTAACGTCAGCAACAATCGCTTTCTTATCTTCAAGTCCAATAGCCATTTTAATAAATCTCCTGGATTTGAAGGTTAAGCTAATCAAGCACCATTGCTTGACTAGCCAGTTAAGCGGTGATCAGTCCATCAAAAATCTGGATTGGGTCACACCGTTTGCGTAGGCTGGTGATTTAAGCTCTTTGAAAACCCATCTCATAAAGACGGGAAAACATTTCTCAGAACGCCTACGGTCTTTAACGGCCTACGTGATACAACTTAATTCACACAGACCACAAAGTTCTTTTTTTAAAAAGCTAAAGCTTCTGGCTTTAGCTTTTAGTCGCATAAAAAATCTTAACGGGGTCGCGTGGGACTCCTTGATTTTTGATGCTCGCATTCGTTTCACGAATGGCGTCACGTCGTGTGACGCGAGGCTCAGCTAGAAGCCTCCTCTGATGCCGTCGATTACGCTTCGATTGAAGCGATGTCGATTGCTAAGCCTGGGCCCATAGTGGTGCTCAAGCTGATCTTCTTAAGGTAAATACCTTTTGCTGAAGCAGGCTTCGCCTTCTTCAAGTCGACGATAAGCGCTTCAAGGTTTTCCTTAATCGCGTTAACGTCGAAACTGATCTTGCCAATACCGCCGTGGATAACACCACCTTTGTCAGCACGGAAACGAACCTGACCAGCTTTAGCATTTTTAACTGCAGCGGCAACATTAGGAGTTACAGTACCAGTTTTAGGATTGGGCATAAGACCACGAGGACCAAGCACCTGACCTAAAGTACCAACAACACGCATTGCAGCAGGGTCAGCGATAACAACATCAAAGTTCATCTCACCAGCTTTAACTTGTGCTGCAAGATCTTCCATGCCAACCAGATCAGCACCAGCTTCTTTAGCAGCATCAGCGTTAGCACCAGAGGTAAATACGGCAACACGAACTTCTTTACCTGTACCGTGAGGTAAGCTAGAAGCCCCCCGAACAGCTTGATCAGATTTACGAGGATCAATACCTAGATTAATCGCTGCATCAACTGTCTCGCTAAACTTAACAGTTGAGAATTCTTTTAATAGAGCAACTGCTTCATCGATTGAGTACTGCTTACCCAACTCAACTTTCTCAGCAATCAACTTTTGACGTTTGCTTAATTTAGCCATCTTAGATTACACCCTCAGTCTCAAGACCCATGGCACGTGCAGAACCAGCAATGGTACGCACAGCAGCATCCATATCTGCAGCAGTAAGATCTGGATCTTTAGCTGTTGCAATTTCTTCTAACTGAGCACGGCTAACTTTGCCCACCTTCTCAGTATTTGGACGACCACTACCACTCTTAATACCAGCTGCTTTTTTCAGCAAGTAAGAAGCAGGAGGAGTTTTCATTGTAAAGGTGAAGCTGCGATCACTGTAAACAGAGATCACTACAGGAACAGGAGCGCCAGGCTCTTGACTCTGAGTAGCAGCGTTAAACGCCTTACAGAATTCCATGATGTTCACACCGTGCTGACCTAGAGCAGGACCTACCGGTGGACTTGGATTTGCTTTACCAGCTGCAATTTGCAGCTTGATATATGATTCAACTTTCTTAGCCATGTGGCCTCCTAGTTTGGGTTAACTGCCTATTAACAGCTGGAGGGCTGATAAATCAAAGGCTCCCCGATTATCAAAAACCGATTAAGCTCGGTTAAACTTTTTCAACCTGACCAAACTCCAATTCCACCGGAGTTGATCGGCCAAAGATCAGAACAGCCACTTGCAGGCGATTCTTCTCATAATTTACTTCTTCAACAACACCATTAAAGTCATTGAATGGACCATCAGTAACACGAACCATCTCACCTGGCTCAAACAGAGTCTTAGGCTTGGGCTTATCTGCACTGTCATCCATACGCTGCAGAATTAAATCTGCTTCTTTCTGGGTAATTGGCGCAGGCTTATCCGCTTTACCACCAATAAAACCCATTACGCGAGGAGTTTCTTTTACCAAGTGCCAGCTGTCGTCATTCAACTCCATCTGCACTAGAACATAACCCGGGAAAAACTTGCGCTCCGACTTACGCTTTTGGCCACCGCGAATCTCAACCACCTCTTCAGTGGGAACAAGCACATCACCAAAGATATCCTGCATGCCGTGCAACTCAATACGCTCTAGTAGAGCAGCGGCTACTTTTTTCTCATAGCCAGAGTAGGCATGTACGACGTACCAGTTTTTCGCCATGAACTTTTACCTAAGCAATTACTAACGAAGCTAACCAACCTATGATGGTATCAAGCCCCCATAGGATTAGCGCCGCAATCAACACAACCACAAGCACAATCAATGTAGTCTGCGTCACTTCTTGACGCGAAGGCCATACAACCTTCCGAACCTCAACTTGAGCGGCCTTTAATAAAGACCAAAATGCAGCACCCTTTGCTGTATTTGCCGCAACAAAAGCTGCAAATACAATAACGGCACTTACCGCTACAACACGTATTAGCAGGGCATACTGCTCCTCAAAATATGAGAATGCAACCGCACCACCAATTACAAGGGCGACAGCTACCAACCACTTCAACGGGTCAAGGCGGTATTGTTTTTCTTCGACTTTAGTACTCATGAACGACGTACTCACAAACGAACAAAACAGCCCGAAGACTGTAATGCGAAATAATGGCAGGCCAGGAGGGACTCGAACCCCCAACTTTCGGTTTTGGAGACCGACGCTCTACCAATTGAACTACTGGCCTGTATCAAACCGGGTGATCAACCCGGTAGACAAAAAAGCTGGCGGACAGCCAGCCCTTTGAATCAAGAGCTAATATTATTCAATAATTTTAGCAACAACGCCCGCACCAACAGTACGACCACCCTCACGGATAGCGAAGCGTAAACCTTCTTCCATCGCGATTGGACAGATCAAGGTAACAGACATTTGAATGTTGTCACCAGGCATTACCATTTCAACACCTTCTGGAAGCTCACAAGCACCAGTTACGTCAGTAGTACGGAAGTAGAACTGAGGACGGTAGCCTTTGAAGAATGGAGTGTGACGACCACCCTCATCTTTAGACAACACGTAAACTTCGCCTTCGAACTTGGTGTGAGGAGTGATTGAACCAGGGATCGCAAGAACCTGACCACGCTCAACTTCATCACGCTTAGTACCACGAAGAAGAACACCAACGTTCTCACCTGCACGACCTTCGTCAAGCAACTTACGGAACATCTCAACACCAGTACAAGTAGTAGTGGTTGTTTCTTTGATGCCGATAATTTCAATTTCGTTACCAACATTGATGATACCGCGCTCAACACGACCGGTAACAACAGTACCACGACCAGAGATCGAGAATACGTCTTCAATTGGCATTAGGAAAGGCTGATCAATTGCACGCTCAGGCTCTGGGATGTACTCATCAAGAGTCTCAACCAACTTCTTAACAGCAGAAGTACCCAACTCATTGTCATCTTCACCGTTAAGAGCCATCAATGCAGAACCTGCAATGATAGGCGTGTCATCACCAGGGAACTCATAAGTAGATAGAAGATCACGGATTTCCATGTCTACCAACTCAAGCATCTCAGCGTATTCTTCAGAATCAACGCCGCCACAGTCTTCAGCAAGAAGGTCAGCCTTGTTAAGGAATACTACGATGTAAGGAACACCAACCTGACGTGAAAGCAAGATATGCTCACGAGTCTGAGGCATAGGACCATCAGTCGCACCACAAACAAGGATAGCGCCGTCCATCTGAGCAGCACCAGTAATCATGTTTTTAACGTAGTCGGCGTGACCTGGGCAATCTACGTGGGCGTAGTGACGAGTCGGGCTATCGTACTCAACATGCGAAGTTGCGATGGTGATACCACGCTCGCGCTCTTCAGGAGCATTATCGATACCAGCAAAGTCAATCGCTTCACCACCCCAAACTTCAGCACAAACACGAGTAAGCGCAGCAGTTAGAGTTGTTTTACCGTGGTCAACGTGACCAATAGTACCCACGTTAACGTGGGGTTTCGTACGTTCAAAAGTTTCCTTAGCCATCGCTAACGTCTCCTCAATTGGGACCTATACATACAAAAACACCACCAGAGACACCCCTGATGGCTATAAAAATGGAGCTCTTGAGCGGATTTGAACCGCTGACCTCACCCTTACCAAGGGTGTGCTCTACCAACTGAGCTACAAGAGCCAAACTACTGACCCGTAGCCGAGTCAAGACCTGGAGCGGGCGGCGGGAATCGAACCCGCATCATCAGCTTGGAAGGCTGAGGTTCTACCACTAAACTACGCCCGCTTATCAAACCCTTTCGGGCGGTGCGACCGCAGGATCCCACCATGCTCACAAAGAGCAGATCGACTTACACCGACCGTCCTAAATCACCCTAAGGCAATTTGAATATGGTGCAGGGGGGTGGATTCGAACCACCGAAGCTTGCGCGTCAGATTTACAGTCTGATCCCTTTGGCCACTCGGGAACCCCTGCGAAATTTTACTTGCTTCACAAACAAGGCAATAAACGACTGATCGATTACTGCAAATAAATGGAGCTGATGATAGGAGTCGAACCTACGACCTGCTGATTACAAGTCAGCTGCTCTACCAACTGAGCTACATCAGCTCTCTGTTCATTCGGGCCTTTGCTCAAATGAGGACGCGGATTCTAGAGAAACATTTTTCAGGATGCAACAGGTAAACAGAAATTTTGTCTTCTTTCTTGCTCCCCCATGCCCTCAAGCATGCGAGACCATGTCAAATCGCTCATTTTTTCAACGAATTCAGGACGAATGGACACCCATGTCTCAATCTGGGTTCTTTCAACAATAGTAACTTGAGCATCAAGACCCATCGCTTTTGCGGTATCGACTCGCTTATCCGCCAACTCGGGATAGGTAAACACCCCCAATGAAACTGCATTTTTCAACTCACCTTGAGCAATAACGTAACTCTCGATCCCCTGCCCCTGTAAAGCTGCCAATTTTCGATACGCTGTCGTCTCACTATCTTCTGGTGGTAGATGCACCCAATAACTCTGCCCAGCAGGAAGCTCTATCTGCTTTATGACCGCCTCGATTTCAACCGACTGCAAGCGCTCAACAAAGGCTTCTGCCTCCCCTCCCTGATCAAAAGGGCCTACCAGCTCACACATTTCAGGCGATGCCTCAGCCGGGTCCGGCGCATCACTACGCGGCACTATTTCCTGCGACATTGTTTTAAGTACTGGCGCTAATACACCCGGACTAGACGGAGAGACTTTTGTCTCAGCAACCCCACTAAAACCCCATACAGCCAACGCAATATTGACCAATAGAAGGCTTATAAAAATATATCTCATAAAGCTTATCCTTAACCCAAGCTGAAGCCACCTGCCACAACCGCCGAACCAAAACCACAACTATTACAGTCACAAGCCCCGCCACCCAACAATCAATCAGCTCCCAGCCGAAGCAGAGCCAAACCATCTAATACCAAGTTGGAACGCAATTGCCCTGACGCTGGCAACAAGTGCTTAACACTATCAACACCACCGCCACACATGATGATAGCGGATTCATCCGATTTAAAACCCGACATAATGCTCGTAATAAAAGATTGGTACATGCAAGTAACACCAAGACCAACACACTCACTGGTACTAACACCCCAAACCTGTTTCTTCTCGGCAAGGTTTACACCAACATCAATATTAGCCATGCCATCGCTTACTGCACGCTCAAGCAAAGACCAACCCGGCGCGATCATGCCACCCTCGTGCCGCCCGAGAGCATTAACACGATCAACAGTAACTGCTGTACCACAAGAAACCACTGTGAATGCTGAGGCCAGCTCTCGCCATAGAGCCAGCATTATCAACCAGCGATCAACCCCCAAGCTCGACACATCAGCATAAGCAAGCTCAAGGCCGTGCAAACCATCAACCACCTTGGCAACACACACACCATCAGAATAAATTGCCGACAGCGAACCAGCTAAAAGCGTCCTTAATTCAGCCTCACGCTCAATACCGGCTACATTAGCCAAATAGACCGCAGAAAAACTCATTCCTGCAATATCACGCGCAAGCAGATCAAGTTGACCAACACCCTCTTTCAAGCACCGCCCTTTATCTGTGATTCGCCACTTAAGTGCCGTATTACCCTGATCAAGATCCAAGATCACTCGCTAACCCTTAGGCTCAGCTCACCACCAATATACCTCTGCAAACCTTCATCCTGCTCAATAAGAACGGCACCATCGCCATCAACTCCACGCATAATCCCCGAATATGCCTTAGAGGGCGAAGTTAAGGTGACTACGCTGCCAGCAAAAGCATCTAATTGATTCCAGCGCTGCCGATAAGCCACAAAGCCATCCCGCTCATAACTATCAAGCAAACGAAAAAGGTGCTTGAGAACTATCGCCAATAATTGATTTCGACTTCCTCTATAACCCAACTCTTGCAAAGCAAGCCATGGCTGATCAATAGCCTCGGCCTCACTCATTAACACATTCAAACCGACACCAAGCACCACCACACACTCTGAATCCATATCGCCGGCGAGCTCAATGAGCACCCCACCCAGCTTCTTGCCCAAAGCAAGCACATCGTTTGGCCACTTCAACTGAGCAGACTCAACACCCAGCTCTACCAAGGCGTCACACAAGACAACACCAACTGCTAGACTCAACCCCTCAAGAGCAGCAATCCCCCCCTGAAAGTGCCAACCAACAGATAGGTATAAATTTTGGGCAAAGGGGCTATGCCATACACGACCACGACGACCTCGCCCAGCATTTTGCTGCTCGGCAACACAAACCAACCCATGAATTGAACGCTGCCGCTGAAGACGCATAAGCTCAGCATTGGTTGAGGGAATTCGTCGGTGCAATATAAGCTGTAAACCTTTTAAAAAAGGCTCTTCAGATAAGCAAGCGCTTACCCCCTCACTTGAAAGTAAATCCAAAGGAGAAAGTAGACGGTAGCCACGACCTGCCACAGACTCTATCGGTAGGTTTAGTTCTTCCAGCTGCTTTAAACGCTTACTTATGGCAGCTCGACTAATACCAAGCTCATCCCCCAATTCCTCTCCGCTGTGCCATTGCGCATCGGCCAGCAGCTGTAATAAACGCCAAACGCCATCACTTAAAACGGCCACTAAACTATCTCCTCATCATCTAAGTACTTGCGCGCAAAGCGCTCCCCCAAGGAGGTAAGTAATTCATACGCTATGGTTCCAGCGGCCTTAGCCAGATCATCTATACTTTGTTGCTCTCCCACCAACATTAAAGCAGGCCATTCATGTTCAGCGCAGGTAAACGCCTCTGCACAGTTAGTGACATCAAATAAGCAACTATCCATCGAAACACGCCCCAGCAATGCAGAAGGTTTGTTGCCCACCCATGCTTGCGCAGCGGACTCTAGAGAGCGAAATAATCCATCCGCATAACCTCCTTGAGTCACAGCAACAAGCTGACCAGGACTGGCCTGATAGCTAGCCCCATAGCCCAAGTAACAAGCCTCCTCGATACGACGCAACTGCAATACCTTCAAGCGAAGCTCCAATACAGGAGAAAAATGTAAGTCACTGTCGATAAAAGCATTAGACCCATATAGAGCAATACCGGGGCGGATTAAATCAAAATGGTAGGCAGAGCCAAGCAGCGCCCCTGCGGAGTTAGCAAGACTAAACTTCAGAGAGGGGGCGAGGCTTAATAGCTGCTGACGAATATCATTAAAACGCTTGAGTTGAAGTGCATTCTGCGGATGCTCTGGCTCATCAGCACATGCAAGGTGGCTTATAACCCACTCAATACCAGCAGCTTTCAACAAGCCCGGCTCTGCCACTAATTCGGCCAACTCTTGCACCCCCAAACCCAGCCGCCCCATGCCAGTGTCCACCTTCAATGCAGCAGGCTTAGGTGTAGGGCCGCAGGAAGCCAGCCAGCGCCTCAGCATGGCCAAAGAGTTCAATACAGGAATCAAGCCAGCCTGCTGGCAGCGCAGCTCCTCTCCACTGCGGATGCCCGTCAAAATATAAATTCGCACAGAGCCGGCAGGTAGAATCAGGGCTAACTGCTCAGCCTCAAGGATATTGGCAACAAAAAAATGCCGACATCCTTGCAGGTATAACTTTTGCGCTACCGCCTCAAGCCCTAGCCCATAAGCGTCGGCTTTAACCACCGCAGCACATTCAGCGGAACCTGCGTAGGAGCTCAACTTGCACCAATTGGCTGCAACCGCATTTAAGTCAATTGTGTATTGGCTAGTAGAAAAGGACATCTGAGGGCCGCTTTATTAAAAAACGCATCTAAACAAAGGCAGGCAGGAATTTCCAGTATTTGCACCGCACTTAGTCTATACGGCACAAACACCTTCAAAGGCGATAGAGCAGTTAGTAGCGCGGATCGTATAGGGAGGCCCGCAAACGCTCACCAAAATCCCCCACCAAAGGCCTGCGCACATCCCCCAACTCTTCCGCTTTTTGAGCGACAGCGCTAGCAATAGCGACACTAACACTACGAATATTATGTAAAGGCGGGTACAAGCAACCCTGAGCCAACTCTTTATCCGTTACTGTATTTGCCAAGGTCTGAGCAGCACAAATAAGCAGTTCATCATCTATGCGCGTTAAACCTCCATGCAAAGCCCCCAAACCTAAACCTGGGAAGATATAAGCATTATTGCCCTGCCCCGGAACTTTAATCTCTCCGTTAACATGCACTGGGCCAAATGGGCTACCACTGGCAAAAATAGCACGACCACCACTCCACAAATAGGCATCTTCAGCACTACACTCAGCCTTAGATGTCGGGTTCGATAATGCAAAAATAACTGGGTGCTCGTTATGCTGCGCCATAAACTCAATAATATCCTGAGTAAATACTTTAGGCGTTCCACTTGCACCAATAAGCACATCAGGTTTAATAGTATCAACAGCCTGCCCAAAGCTCATCGCTGGCATCGATTTAACAAACGGCGCAAGATGCGCCCCAAAGACCTGCCCCGGTTCTTCAACAACAAGACCACTGCGATTAACATAGAATAACCGATCCAAAGCCTCCTGCTCACTCAAGCCTTCATGCTCCAGAACTTTGACCAACAAAGCGCCGATACCTGTTGAGGCTGAACCCGCGCCTAAAAACAAGAATTTCTGTTCGCTTAATTTTTTACCCGTTAACCTTGTAGATGCTATCAGACCCGCAACCGCGACCCCCGCCGTACCCTGAATATCATCATTAAAGCAAAGTAAGCGTTCGCGATAACGCTCCAACAAGGCTACGGCATTATCCGTAGCAAAATCTTCAAACTGCAATAAAGCTTTAGGGAAGCGCTGCTTAACAGACTCAATAAACTCATCCATAAACTCATCGTATTCTTGGCCTCGGGCACGCTGCTGACGCAAGCCCAAATACAAAGGGTCATTCACATACACCTCATTCTCCGTGCCTACGTCCAACATAATGGGTAAACAATGGGCTGGATCCACCCCCGCACAAGCGCAATACAAGGCTAGCTTACCAATAGGAATGCCCATACCGTTGGCACCCTGGTCTCCCAAACCCAATATGCGCTCACCATCGGTGACAACAATGAGACGAACATCTTTTTCTGGCCAATGCGAAAGCACAGAAGAAACACTGCCTTTATCTTCTATCGACACATAAAAACCGGCTGTATCTCTAAAGTTAGCGGCAAATTCTTCACAAGCCTGACCTACGGTTGGGGTATAAACCAAAGGCATGAGTTCTTGAATATGATCAATCAACAAACGAAAAAATAAACGCTCATTTCGCTTTTGCAAAGAACTTAAATAAATATACCTATCAATATCACTACTCTGACGACGCACATTCGCTAACGCACGCTGAACTTGCTGCTCAAGAGTGGAAACAAAAGGCGGTAACAATCCCGTTAAACCAAGCGCGCCTCGCTCTGTGGGAGTAAACGCTGTGCCTTTATTTAAACGAGGATTATTAAGTATTTCACTGCCACTTAGCGCCATGAGCACTCCTTAGATTTATACACTTTCCTAGCCTTAAACAGCATAGAGCTGCTTAAGTTCATCAGCCAATAGAATAACCGCCTGCTCAAGCACAGCATCCTCAGCACAATAAGATAACCTTAAACATTCATGTTGATGGGAACCCAGCACTTGCGAACCGAAGAAAAAGTGACTGCCATCCATAACCAACAAAGAGCGCTTTTTTAAACGCTCATAAAGCTCAAACGAAGTAAGCGGTAAATCTTTTAACCACAACCAAAGAAAAAAAGCACCCTGCGCCTGATGTAAGCGATACGGTAGCGACTGTAAATGAGTATCGATAAGCGCTTGCATATAGTTACGCTTACGCTCATAGAAAGGTTGTATTAAATCGCTACACAAAGGTTTTAATTTTTTGGCCTTTAACAGTGATTCGAATAAAGCTGGGCCGAGATTACCATTAGCTAAGCTTAATACGGTATTGATCGCGCTCAATTTTTCAATCAGCGACGTATCAGCAACAACAATACCTGTACGCACGCCGGGCAGCCCCAATTTACTCAAACTTAAAACAAAAATACGATTAGGCTTCCACGCGATAGGCTCTGCATCATAAACCACCCCTGGAAAAGGGTCGCCATAAGCGGCGTCAACAATTAATGGGATTTGGTACTTATCTGCAAGCCTACCTAAGCACTCCATCGTCTGGACAGAGTGAACATTACCACTAGGATTGGTAGGGCGAGAGACACACAAAGCAGCAATATCACCTACAGCCAAACGAGACTCAACTGCCTCAAAATCACAATGATAACTGAAGCGCTGCCCAGGCTGCTCTTCTATAAGCGGCGCACACGCCTCAAACATATGCTCAGCTAAGCCCTGTTGAGCGTAGCCCAAGTACTCGGGCAGCATAGGTAGCAGGATTTTTTTACCCTCGGCATGCGCCTCCGGTCCTGCAAGCAAGTTGAATAACATAAAAAAAGCAGACTGCGAGCCCGAACTCAAACAAATATTCTGCTCCGTCACCGGCCATGCCAAGCCTTGAAAAAAAGCACTGAGCTCGGAAATTAAGGCCTCTGAACCCTGAGGGCTTTGATATACACCTAACAAGCGGTGCACAGCCTCTTCATCACCGGCCAACTGTTTGAGCTCTTGCGCCATCAAAGCCTCAAACTCAGGAATACGGGCAGGATTACCGCCACCAAGAAATAACATCGACGGATTTACATTTAGCGCCTCGCCGAGATCAGCCATCAGATCGACAATACCAGAACCTGAAGCCAGGCGCTGAGCGAATAAACTAGGGTAAGACATGCACTGAACTACTTAAAAGATAACGGCCTAGCATACCCTTTTAAGTGCTTCGCGCATATTGATCACACCAGTACACCTAAACGGCAAATTAATACAAACCATATTCTTGCAAAGTCGCTGCAAGCTTATCTTTATTAATGGGTTTTTTTATGAACGCTAAAGCTCCAAGCTTTTTCACTCGATCTTGAGCTTCGGGTTGAATATCCCCAGAAATCACGATGATCATAGCCTTAAGATTTTCCTCACGCACCGACTCCAGCACGTGATAGCCGTCCATTTCAGGCATGGTCAGATCGAGAAATACGATCTCCCCCTTACCCTCACGAATAGCCTTTAAACCCTCCACACCATTGCAGGCAAAGGTCACCTCCGCCTCCCAGTGTTCGGGTAGAGACTTAGCAACCTGTTTCCTCGCCATGTTGGAGTCATCGCAGATCAGCAGCGGCATGCTCATTCGTTTTAACTCAAGCTCCGTATATAGTACTTCCTCCAGTATAGTCAGAGCCTGAATAAAAACCGCTAAAGCATAAAAAAAACATAAAGAAGCCAAGCCAGTAGAGGCAAAACAGACAAATAGCTCAAGCTTTGCTAGGGTTGCACCCCATTCTAGCCCTTCATCAACTACGGACGATATAACGATGAAAGCCCTGAGCCCTACGCTTTTTATTCTAAGCCTGACAGCTTTATTTTTAAGTGCTTGCAGCCAAGAAGCCAAACAAACCTCACAACAAGCGCAAGAAGAACTGCAGATCCCCTACGAGCGCCATGTGCTCGCTAATGGCCTGACAGTTCT containing:
- a CDS encoding response regulator, which translates into the protein MSMPLLICDDSNMARKQVAKSLPEHWEAEVTFACNGVEGLKAIREGKGEIVFLDLTMPEMDGYHVLESVREENLKAMIIVISGDIQPEAQDRVKKLGALAFIKKPINKDKLAATLQEYGLY
- a CDS encoding valine--pyruvate transaminase, encoding MSYPSLFAQRLASGSGIVDLMADLGEALNVNPSMLFLGGGNPARIPEFEALMAQELKQLAGDEEAVHRLLGVYQSPQGSEALISELSAFFQGLAWPVTEQNICLSSGSQSAFFMLFNLLAGPEAHAEGKKILLPMLPEYLGYAQQGLAEHMFEACAPLIEEQPGQRFSYHCDFEAVESRLAVGDIAALCVSRPTNPSGNVHSVQTMECLGRLADKYQIPLIVDAAYGDPFPGVVYDAEPIAWKPNRIFVLSLSKLGLPGVRTGIVVADTSLIEKLSAINTVLSLANGNLGPALFESLLKAKKLKPLCSDLIQPFYERKRNYMQALIDTHLQSLPYRLHQAQGAFFLWLWLKDLPLTSFELYERLKKRSLLVMDGSHFFFGSQVLGSHQHECLRLSYCAEDAVLEQAVILLADELKQLYAV